agggacAAAAAGGACTTTCATTTAAATACTGACAACATTACATGAATATATGTAATGAAAAATGCTTACGTGTTGTACTTAAATTTTTTCAGGATCGATGAACTACAATATGTGTGATAATCTGACAGCATCAACCAAGCTAAACGAAAGCGTGGTTTTCCTTGAAAATCCTAAGTCTGGAACATCAGATCCTATTGTGTGTAGTTGTGAGATACGTGGGAAGAACATGAGAGTTCAAATTGTAGATTTTAGAGCAAATATGGCGGACAAAGAGAAATGGTTTTTAAACATAACATCTGGTTTTATGCTAAATTACTCTACACCATCAAACTCACCACGTATACTATTGTTAAATAATGTACTAGGAGGATATCATGACGTTGTTCATATAATGTATTACAGTGAGAACACCAGTAATCAAATCATATGGATAGAACTCACAGGTAAGTCAAACAGCTGTCTCTGGTCTTTACTTAGGTGGTATAGTTCAGTAGTAGATAGTATGTCTGCGGTGCGATGTGTCGCTGGGTCGATCACCATCgaaagggtttttttctttttaaattctaaatacGAAACATCAAATCTAGTATTAATGTTGTGTAATTGTGAGATACGTGGAAAGAACAAGAAAGTTCAAATTGTCGATTTTAGAACAAATACAAAGTACGAGAAGAAATGATCCGATTGTATgctaaattattatattcagtCAACCACTACAATTCatagatttttaaataatatgctAGAACGAAGTAATCAAAATGTCTACTTAATGTATTATAGTCAGACTATCAGGAACCACTGCATGTGGATAGAACTGTTAGCTAAGCCAACACAActgcattcatttcaacttatttttgtgatatccaattaaggttccatcctgggcatacacctcagctatatgggctggctgtccaggacaataggttagtggttagtgtgagagaagtcggtgtattcCTATTTTGGGTAGTACCGGTAAGccgaataataaatgtcccAGGAAGTAGAAGGGTCTATTTGATTTGCATGTTCTTCATTGCATTATGAGCAGTGTTTtctttaaaggcgcagaccctagtttcagcccgtaaaaacggacactgagtttagttaatctacaaacctgcaacacacatttggatatggttataacagagagaagctaaagtatATGATGTTTAAACTGGGAAATACTGTTTAAAACGACTACagcttgtctcattaaccattacgaacgtgcgttttaaaaaactaggatatgtcgcTTTAACAACGAAATGAGGGAGCGTACTCGCATAGGATTAGTAGCTtccgtgttgttgttttttgttttgttttgttgttttttgtgggggaatttttgtttgtttgatcaTTGGGTGGTATATTTCTTGTGGGAATATATTGGCTACTAAGTTCACTTGGTGATGGTCGATCACTTGCATAGTCGAAACATACTAGTACACTAGTAATTGCTATGTTATGGTGAGAAATATTGGCGTCGCACTATTATACAGTTTGTGACATAAATTGTCTTGgtcgaaaaaaaaaatgcaattataAAGTATATTTCCATGatatagaaatagaaaatagaaATGGTAAAAAAGAAATCCTGTTATCAAAGCAAGGTTGGCATTGTGAACTACTTTGGCCCATGTCATGTAATTTTATATGTAGATGAgtgtttttttagaaaacatATTGAAATCTTGGATTCATACATTTCTCTTTATTAGAAAGTGATTGCGAGAACTGAAATCCTTGCCTCACATAAAACGCTGTATTTGAGGTATAAATTATTGATTGGGGGAATTATATTGAATGTTCACAATGAATTCCTGGTGAATGTTGACAAGTACATTTCAGTTtgtatgattaaaattagctatataatGGCATACGGATTATTATGGAGAAACGTCCATCATGCTGTTTTGAGATCCAGATACATACATCTATCAAAAACGTATAGTTGGTTTAAACAGTAGCAGtctggggattggccaacagacGTTAggctatattaaggcctctcccaacattttacaatttatgaatattttagaagcaataaaaatgaaacataatGATTTAACTTGTTCCTAATTTACTAACAAAGAGGggaaatagaaggaaggaaaggtaAAGAGAATGAACAGGTTATTATTTATAACCATTATGCATAGTTAAGTTTGGTGCCCTCGGATGGTAAAATCTAGGGTCTCAGCTATTggactaattattattattattattattattgttttaattcttattttatttattattaatacccACAATGTAACCAGCCATGTGAATTCGTAGTACTAATATATGTACAGTGACATCAGCTCGTTATTCCCTTTTGACTGCACACACCGACAAACATGTAATGGGGCAATTAATTAGTGCCGGGAAGACGATATTTGTAATTGTAAGTAACGAGTTGTCCCACTAAGTAGAATTAATTTTAGGACCATTTATACAAGTTTATTTACTTCTCGAGCCATAACcggtgatcttacacctacccattgagtccaaCACAACTAGGATagattgtttaacgtgcacattcggagcaagctgttgtagcgcacgcctgtcctgagCACAGGTACCGGCCTCTGTCGGCTCTTCCGCCCAGAACACAAGTGCTGttctttatttatgaattatgcCATTGCTTAGTCTTATGGGATGGACAATTTACATTACTTCCTTATGAgctaacttaaaaaataaaacacggTCAATGTTCAATAATGaaacacaaatatttgtaaTGTATCGAGTTTGTACAATTGTGCATATATCTGCAAACTACACGCGAGAATAATGGATCTACACCTTAGCAAAACGGTATCTTACAAGCCAGAATGCACgcttattgttatatattatgtcatCTAAGTGGTTCAATGTATATGTCCAGCCAGTATTGTCCGAGTCAACATCTTAACTatgtattaatgtttaatatacaggaTCTAAAGATATTCAAATGAATTTGAGCTGCAGCTCGTGGATCTATTCAGCTACAATGAATACATCATACAAACCGCAACCATCACAAACAGGCACACCTGTGACACCGTCGTCAACATACTCAATGAACATCACTGAGACATTAACAGCTAATTATAACACTATCTTCACGACAGCGTTCGCAAATACAACAGCTACCGTTATTAAGTCATCACAGACGCCTACATCATCAGTGCCTACCTCTGTGGAAAATACAACACCTACAGAAGTGACTACAAATGACTCTGAGACCTATTCTTCTGGTCAAAGTTCCAGCCGTGGTATGTTTGTGGTCAGCTAATTATTTACAtgacacatgcatatatacagacattaacaacacacacacacacacacacacacacacacacacacacacacacacacacacacacacacacacacgtccaaACAAACGCGCGCGCATCCTTACATATACccccacacataaacacatatacatgtatatacttcttatagttttatatatatatatatatatatatatatatatatatatatatattagtcactgtctttatattattatcagGGGAGAGATTTAACTCAGtcatctgaggtgcttgcgtcgcaggatcgaaccacctcggtggatccattcaactgattgttttttcttgttccaaccccaaccagtgcaccacaattggccAAAGGTAGTGGTATATGATTTCGTGTCTCTtcgaaagtacatataaaatatcccttgctactaacagaaaaatgtgttaccaatgtttgacatgcagtagccaatgattaattaagcaatgtgctctagtggtgtcgttaaacaaaacatttttaaatattactttcAAGTTGCATAGTAGGTAACATAAATCTTAATCATTTAAGAAGTCTGCATTCATATACTCTGTACATCCAATTTGAAAACAAGTGTTAATATGTTCGTTTTGTTATGAACCTTGGCAAAGAAGAACGTAATATTTGTACACATTTTGCATTTTCAGAAAATGACCAACAGACCATAGTAATATCCGTGGTCGTTGTGGCAGTGGCTTTGTTTGTTTCAGCTGTTGTGGCTGCTGTTGCTATTGTTTATAGGTAAGCATGACACTGTGTAATTAAAACTGTGTAGTATATAGGAGCTGTCGTAGGCTGGATGACAATGAATAGTTTTCAATATCTATCACTTATGGGATAAACGTCTGTAATTTGAACATGCATGTCTGCTTGTTATTCTTAAACAGCAGCAGACCCACTAGAAATATGATCAGTGCTTATAAAGATTTGCTTATGTGGGTTTCTCCTCTAATACTTTGCATCAAGTACAAGGACATTATTAAACAACAGAGGCCACTATACAAAGTGTCATTTagcaggattcgaacctaccgCACCGATTCGCATGACATTCAACAGCCCGAGACCTTAACCACATGGCCAACCAGGTCTTCCACACAAAATATTGAAGCGCAATTAACCGTAGTTATGAAAGCTTGATGGCAGACACTCAGTTCTAAACTAATGTAACAGATTGTAGtaatatacagcaatgtttgaaTTGCAACGGAGCTAATGACGCACTCAGGGACTAAGAGACCAACAGCAGAAACGTAGACTGaaatagtaatatttaaaaacacaagtgTCAATTAGCTGGATTTTAACTTACAATCTGATCATCAATTTCGGGCATGGATCCTATTAGTTTTGATCATCTAATAGGGTACTAAATTAAAGCATAAAAGATGATTATACAATACTGAAGTATGTAGAATCACCTAATGAACAAAGCGAAATCGTTATTCATATCTTTGTACACATTGTACTTGGATGGAGTCGGTGACGGCAGTTCATATTAATACAAAACCGTAAAACAACTTATACGTCACCACCATTACCGTCGGCATTGTTGTTGCTATTACTTATTTAATGTTTACTTTGTTTCTTGCTTGATTTACTGTAACTGTTGACTGTAACTTTTATTTCAGAAAGAGAAGAATGACCCCAAGTCCATTCAatgcgttatttttttttttaaatgcttaaTTGTTTTTGGCCGATTAATTGAGATAAAATTTTGTCTttcagaaaaagaagaagaaatgccCTCAAGTCTAGAGATAATGTTACTTCTAAAAGAAATAGCAATGTTTATAGTGATACTGATGATGGTGCTGTAAATAACTGTTATTCCAAAGACGATGTAATTCAATCACCTAATAGAGATCAAATCAAGACAAATGTACAGGTTGTGGTCATAGCCAATGATCTGCCAGCAAGTAAACTAGACAACACTCCTCAGAAAAGCAACCGTCCACCTATAAATCCCAGAAAATCTCGAGCGGCATTCAGCAATAAAGAAGCTGAAAACGAGGGATCGGGGGACATTTCTAGTGAGTTGGGTGAACACCCTGTATTCCAAACAAACTCAAATGATATAGATACTAAAGTTAATGCTAAACATGTTACAACTCCTGAAAGCAGTTCGAAATGTGTTCCTGAAGAAGAGatgaaagataatttttatagCATGGACTTTATAGCATGGATAATTTCCTTTATAGCATGGATGATACGGAATTTCAAGATACTCAAATCTGAAGAAGAGATTAATTTCCATAGATTACTTTCAAATTCTCAAATCTGTGTTCCTGAAGAAGAGATGAAAGACAATTTCCTTTATAGCATGGACGATACGGAATTCCAAGATTCTCAAATCTGTGTTCCTGAAGAAGAGATGAAAGATAATTTCCTTTATAGCATGGACGATACGGAATTCCAAGATTCTCAAAAATGTGTTCCTGAAGAAGAGATGAAAGATAATTTCCTTTATAGCATGGATGATACGGAATTTCAAGATTCTCAAATCTGTGTTCCTGAAGAAGAGATGAAAGATAATTTCCTTTATAGCATGGATGATACGAAATTCTAAGATTCTGTAAACTGAGGTCCAAAGaagatttaaaatttaatccAGCTTTTCGCGTGATGGGGAATAAACAAGTAATGATTCCACGAGACATGCCAAGCGATTCTCGTTAAAGAGAATAAGAAATGCCAG
This DNA window, taken from Gigantopelta aegis isolate Gae_Host chromosome 4, Gae_host_genome, whole genome shotgun sequence, encodes the following:
- the LOC121369949 gene encoding uncharacterized protein LOC121369949, which gives rise to MYYSENTSNQIIWIELTGSKDIQMNLSCSSWIYSATMNTSYKPQPSQTGTPVTPSSTYSMNITETLTANYNTIFTTAFANTTATVIKSSQTPTSSVPTSVENTTPTEVTTNDSETYSSGQSSSRENDQQTIVISVVVVAVALFVSAVVAAVAIVYRKRRRNALKSRDNVTSKRNSNVYSDTDDGAVNNCYSKDDVIQSPNRDQIKTNVQVVVIANDLPASKLDNTPQKSNRPPINPRKSRAAFSNKEAENEGSGDISSELGEHPVFQTNSNDIDTKVNAKHVTTPESSSKCVPEEEMKDNFYSMDFIAWIISFIAWMIRNFKILKSEEEINFHRLLSNSQICVPEEEMKDNFLYSMDDTEFQDSQICVPEEEMKDNFLYSMDDTEFQDSQKCVPEEEMKDNFLYSMDDTEFQDSQICVPEEEMKDNFLYSMDDTKF